From the Octadecabacter antarcticus 307 genome, one window contains:
- a CDS encoding IS3 family transposase, with the protein MTSKRTFITAHKAQYAVSILCRLLEISRGWFYGFPASQPARDQRQVNREARDQELLPKIKTFFKVSKKCYGSKRIHQDLLVDSEVVSERRVARIMKENKVSSLLRKRRKPITTDSDHELKPSIAPSHTYCVCAAGNGQAIAKQSAERGQTCWNRSSTARRLIPFALSAMQSIACRVIGGRHHLYRHPLSGSCFA; encoded by the coding sequence ATGACAAGCAAGCGCACTTTCATCACTGCCCATAAAGCGCAATATGCGGTTTCAATATTATGCCGTCTCCTGGAGATATCCCGGGGCTGGTTCTACGGATTTCCAGCCAGTCAGCCTGCACGCGATCAACGTCAAGTTAATCGTGAGGCCCGAGATCAGGAGTTGCTTCCCAAGATTAAAACCTTCTTCAAGGTCAGTAAGAAATGCTATGGATCAAAGCGTATTCACCAAGACTTGCTGGTGGATAGTGAGGTCGTCTCTGAACGTCGTGTTGCCAGAATAATGAAGGAAAACAAGGTGTCTTCGCTTCTTCGCAAGCGTAGAAAGCCAATCACGACGGACAGCGATCATGAGCTGAAGCCTTCCATTGCCCCCTCTCACACATACTGCGTATGTGCTGCCGGCAATGGGCAGGCGATTGCGAAGCAATCTGCCGAGAGGGGCCAAACTTGCTGGAACAGAAGTTCCACAGCCAGACGCCTAATACCGTTTGCCCTCTCAGCGATGCAGAGCATCGCCTGCCGGGTAATAGGTGGCCGACATCACCTATATCGACACCCCCTCTCGGGATCATGCTTCGCATAA
- a CDS encoding TRAP transporter substrate-binding protein, translated as MNKDIKELKSVERRNFLKLAGSGAFTAAIIAGAAGTLWSTEAAAQTAQEEADREAGADHVMTIATAYVLGATRSYPIMQLDLKENIQNATSGKVYVKLAPGGQLGAGGALAQSVQTGTIQAAQHSLSNFAPFASVVDLINMPYLCGSNQRFTNLVHSDVWAQEVNPKVEAAGFKALFYVNIDPRVVAVRKGGAGAVITPGDLDGVKFRVPGSAMLQQYYRMVGANPTPVAWGETPSAIAQGVADALDPSVGALYVFGFKDLLSHVTFTQAVPDSQVYSCNLEWFNSMPADVQDGIMEAAEITRHQNLAKVPSARNYAMAELRKAGVEFHSLSDDQLGEWQAAGGYQLAEWDSFKTELAGSMDTFDKIEEAAGTQGRYYVHDA; from the coding sequence ATGAATAAAGATATTAAAGAATTGAAATCGGTTGAGCGCCGTAATTTCCTGAAACTCGCAGGGTCCGGCGCATTCACAGCTGCGATCATTGCAGGTGCTGCTGGTACGCTTTGGTCCACTGAGGCCGCAGCCCAGACCGCACAGGAAGAAGCTGATCGCGAAGCGGGTGCAGACCACGTGATGACCATTGCCACGGCCTATGTGCTTGGCGCTACACGCAGCTACCCGATCATGCAGTTGGACCTGAAGGAAAACATCCAGAACGCCACGAGCGGCAAGGTCTATGTCAAACTGGCACCTGGTGGTCAGCTTGGCGCAGGTGGTGCATTGGCACAATCCGTGCAGACGGGCACAATTCAGGCGGCTCAGCATTCGCTGTCCAACTTCGCACCCTTCGCGAGCGTCGTTGACCTGATCAACATGCCCTACCTGTGTGGTTCCAACCAGCGTTTCACCAACCTCGTGCATTCCGACGTTTGGGCACAGGAAGTGAATCCGAAAGTCGAAGCCGCCGGTTTCAAGGCACTGTTCTACGTCAACATCGACCCACGTGTTGTGGCTGTTCGCAAAGGCGGCGCAGGTGCGGTCATCACTCCGGGAGATCTGGATGGCGTGAAATTCCGCGTTCCGGGTTCGGCGATGTTGCAGCAATACTACCGCATGGTCGGTGCGAACCCGACACCCGTTGCATGGGGCGAAACACCGTCCGCGATTGCGCAGGGTGTGGCTGATGCGCTTGATCCATCTGTTGGCGCGCTTTACGTCTTTGGTTTCAAGGATCTGCTGTCCCACGTGACATTTACGCAAGCGGTTCCAGACTCTCAGGTTTATTCCTGTAATCTTGAGTGGTTCAATTCCATGCCTGCTGACGTGCAGGACGGCATCATGGAAGCGGCTGAAATCACCCGTCACCAGAACCTTGCTAAGGTGCCATCTGCGCGCAACTACGCTATGGCCGAATTGCGCAAAGCTGGCGTTGAATTCCACTCGCTGTCTGATGATCAGCTGGGTGAATGGCAGGCGGCTGGTGGTTACCAGTTGGCTGAATGGGACAGCTTCAAGACAGAGCTGGCCGGTTCCATGGACACCTTCGACAAGATCGAAGAAGCAGCCGGCACTCAAGGCCGCTACTACGTCCACGACGCTTAA
- a CDS encoding TRAP transporter small permease — protein sequence MNFLHRLNRDAERWMLLVFYVMLVLTMSIEVLRREIFSYSSIWGEEIVRYSFMYLAWIGAAAAVKERAHIRIDVLMHYVGPRMKALLYIFGDLVMFGIAMIALYWSWETVQVSWKFGSVSHGLRVSMVWFFMAVPLGFAIMIVRLIQSLLRDVRSLRDGTPVYEGDKLFD from the coding sequence ATGAACTTCTTGCACAGACTTAACCGCGACGCCGAGCGTTGGATGCTCTTGGTGTTTTACGTGATGCTGGTTCTGACCATGTCCATTGAGGTCCTGCGCCGCGAGATTTTTTCCTACTCGTCGATCTGGGGCGAAGAAATCGTGCGCTACTCATTTATGTATCTTGCGTGGATTGGTGCCGCCGCCGCCGTCAAGGAACGCGCGCACATCCGCATCGATGTTTTGATGCACTACGTCGGCCCGCGCATGAAGGCGCTGCTTTATATCTTTGGTGATCTTGTGATGTTCGGCATCGCAATGATCGCGCTTTATTGGTCGTGGGAAACGGTCCAAGTGTCGTGGAAATTCGGATCAGTCAGTCATGGGCTGCGCGTTTCTATGGTCTGGTTCTTTATGGCTGTGCCCTTGGGCTTTGCCATTATGATTGTCCGCCTCATCCAATCTTTGTTGCGCGACGTTCGCTCCCTTCGTGACGGAACCCCCGTCTACGAGGGCGACAAGCTTTTTGATTGA
- a CDS encoding TRAP transporter large permease: MLFNPIEQIVILGWDFYLPVIAFVIMCALAVPIWASIGVAATMMLLMAGDLPLALLGESLFHGIDAFALTAIPLFILTGDVLVRTGLSRKFLDVAEALTQFAKGGFGSATVLVCGMFAAISGSDAAGAAAVGRMTIDRLVESGYPRPYACALVAAGACTGILIPPSIAYIIVGLILGISASTLFLAAIIPGVSILLAILITNLIVNRIYNYEGGGNLSAREYFSRLCQSLASGWYAFIVPGIIFYGIFSGRLTPTEAGATAVVVTIAIGFIIGTLKLAHFPAMLVSSAKVNGIILPIIAFSLPLAQALAIMGVPQGFVSAATAMTDNPAILILMMIGILIAAGCVMETTPNIVILAPILKPLSDSIGMNEIQFCIMMITALGVGFITPPLGLNLFVVAGISGESILKIAWRAIPFVLCMLIVVLLIAFIPSISTVFLPEIYK; encoded by the coding sequence ATGCTTTTTAATCCGATTGAACAAATCGTAATTCTTGGATGGGATTTTTATCTGCCCGTCATCGCCTTTGTGATCATGTGCGCCTTGGCCGTTCCAATTTGGGCCTCCATCGGTGTTGCCGCGACTATGATGTTGCTTATGGCAGGCGATCTGCCACTGGCCTTACTGGGCGAAAGTCTATTTCACGGCATTGATGCCTTTGCACTGACCGCTATTCCGTTGTTTATCCTGACGGGTGACGTTCTAGTCCGCACGGGTCTTAGCCGTAAATTCCTCGATGTGGCCGAAGCCCTGACGCAATTCGCCAAAGGCGGGTTCGGATCGGCCACAGTGCTGGTCTGTGGCATGTTCGCCGCGATTTCCGGTTCGGATGCGGCAGGCGCTGCAGCGGTGGGTCGTATGACAATCGATCGTCTGGTCGAAAGCGGCTATCCGCGCCCCTATGCCTGCGCCTTGGTTGCTGCGGGTGCCTGTACCGGCATCCTGATCCCGCCCTCGATTGCGTATATCATTGTGGGCCTGATCCTCGGAATATCCGCGTCTACGCTGTTCTTGGCTGCAATCATTCCGGGTGTGTCGATCTTGCTGGCGATCCTGATCACCAACCTCATCGTCAACCGCATCTATAATTATGAGGGCGGCGGCAACCTGTCTGCGCGCGAATACTTCTCTCGTCTTTGTCAATCACTGGCGTCGGGTTGGTATGCCTTTATCGTCCCCGGCATCATCTTTTACGGCATCTTTTCTGGCCGCCTTACCCCGACTGAGGCCGGTGCCACCGCAGTCGTCGTCACAATTGCCATCGGGTTCATCATAGGCACACTGAAACTGGCGCACTTTCCGGCCATGCTGGTCAGTTCCGCCAAGGTCAACGGCATCATTTTGCCCATCATCGCGTTCTCGCTGCCACTGGCACAGGCGCTGGCGATCATGGGGGTGCCACAGGGGTTCGTGTCTGCTGCGACCGCCATGACCGACAACCCAGCAATCCTGATCCTGATGATGATCGGTATCTTGATCGCAGCGGGCTGTGTGATGGAAACAACGCCCAACATCGTGATCCTTGCCCCGATCTTGAAACCACTATCTGACAGCATCGGGATGAACGAAATTCAGTTTTGCATCATGATGATAACGGCGTTGGGTGTGGGCTTTATCACACCACCCCTGGGTCTGAACCTGTTCGTGGTCGCGGGCATCAGCGGTGAATCCATACTCAAGATTGCTTGGCGGGCGATCCCGTTCGTATTGTGTATGCTGATTGTCGTCTTGCTTATCGCATTCATCCCCTCAATTTCCACAGTATTCCTACCGGAAATCTATAAATAG
- a CDS encoding DUF2182 domain-containing protein — MFNNTQRSQVGPVERLVRQDQRIVAFAAVLIALLAGIYTYFGVGMNMTALEMTRMAQPIGEPMSMGVQPVWTGKYVVLIFLMWWIMMIAMMIPSAAPMLLLYTALKRMGSEGDRAVPLSFLFLFGYLVAWAFFSAAATGLQFGAESWGLLSGPMMAVNSHTFAAIVLICSGLYQLSSLKESCLRYCKSPAFFLAEHSRPGSWGAFRTGARHGVYCLGCCWALMALLFVGGIMNLYWIVGIAIYVLIEKFIPNGQIFVRSTGVGLILFGGYLLAISWG; from the coding sequence ATGTTTAATAATACTCAGCGATCACAGGTCGGACCAGTCGAAAGACTGGTCCGACAGGATCAGCGCATTGTCGCCTTCGCGGCGGTTCTGATTGCCTTGCTTGCGGGAATTTACACCTATTTTGGCGTTGGCATGAACATGACGGCGTTGGAAATGACGCGGATGGCGCAACCGATTGGCGAACCCATGTCGATGGGCGTGCAGCCAGTTTGGACAGGCAAATATGTTGTCCTAATTTTTCTCATGTGGTGGATCATGATGATCGCCATGATGATTCCAAGTGCCGCTCCGATGCTGCTTCTTTACACTGCGCTTAAGCGAATGGGATCGGAAGGAGACAGAGCTGTTCCTCTCAGCTTTCTGTTTCTTTTTGGGTATTTGGTTGCTTGGGCGTTTTTCAGCGCCGCCGCCACTGGATTACAATTCGGAGCCGAGAGTTGGGGCCTGTTGAGCGGCCCAATGATGGCGGTCAACTCTCACACGTTTGCAGCGATAGTTTTGATTTGTTCGGGCCTTTACCAACTTTCCAGTCTTAAGGAATCCTGTCTTCGCTATTGCAAGTCGCCTGCATTTTTCCTTGCAGAACATAGCCGTCCGGGTTCCTGGGGTGCGTTCCGGACAGGTGCGCGGCATGGTGTTTACTGCCTGGGCTGCTGTTGGGCCTTAATGGCACTTCTCTTCGTTGGTGGGATCATGAACCTATACTGGATCGTTGGCATTGCCATCTACGTGCTGATCGAAAAGTTCATTCCGAACGGTCAGATTTTTGTTCGGTCAACCGGCGTCGGATTGATCCTCTTTGGAGGCTATCTGTTGGCTATCTCTTGGGGATGA
- a CDS encoding DUF1326 domain-containing protein, producing the protein MKDWSIQGEELANCNCNFGCPCQFGVLPTDGICEAAVVYRVNKGHYGDTKLDGLMAAGVFKWPGPIHEGNGEMQLIIEPKANDAQRTALEAIMTGADTEEMATMWFVFSAMCPNKHETLYQPISLAMNLDDRIGKGVVDGIFEINVEPIPNIVSGDPHRVGIALPHGFEFGFAEMAKGRTKTTGGKLELLQNTGTHAHLASLHLTGQGRVTA; encoded by the coding sequence ATGAAAGACTGGAGCATTCAGGGCGAGGAACTGGCAAATTGTAACTGCAATTTCGGATGCCCGTGTCAGTTTGGTGTTTTGCCGACGGACGGAATTTGTGAAGCTGCTGTCGTTTACAGGGTTAATAAAGGTCATTACGGCGACACAAAGCTGGACGGTTTGATGGCTGCGGGCGTCTTTAAGTGGCCTGGGCCTATTCATGAGGGCAACGGTGAAATGCAGCTCATTATCGAACCAAAAGCAAATGATGCGCAAAGAACAGCGCTTGAGGCCATCATGACAGGGGCTGACACCGAGGAGATGGCCACCATGTGGTTTGTGTTCAGTGCAATGTGTCCGAACAAGCATGAAACACTCTACCAACCGATTTCGCTGGCTATGAATTTGGACGATCGCATCGGTAAGGGTGTTGTTGATGGTATATTTGAGATCAATGTAGAACCGATCCCGAATATTGTCTCAGGTGATCCACACCGTGTTGGGATTGCGTTGCCGCACGGGTTTGAGTTCGGATTTGCTGAAATGGCTAAGGGTCGTACGAAGACGACGGGCGGTAAACTCGAATTGCTTCAAAACACTGGCACACATGCGCATCTTGCCAGTCTTCATTTGACGGGCCAGGGCAGGGTTACTGCCTGA
- a CDS encoding LCCL domain-containing protein encodes MKSLFAAGWLIISIAIFLGVSAEQVNAQSNTQCALTMPQGVSYHQCSCAPDQGSTAPFWGNGPYTADSDLCSAARHAGIVGEHGGVIKVLRVQGLESYWGSTSNGWTSQGWGTFTSSIIFNRN; translated from the coding sequence ATGAAATCACTGTTTGCAGCTGGATGGCTTATCATTTCAATCGCAATATTTTTAGGCGTGTCGGCAGAACAAGTTAACGCACAATCCAATACGCAATGTGCCCTAACAATGCCGCAAGGGGTGAGTTATCATCAGTGCAGTTGCGCCCCAGATCAAGGATCGACTGCGCCATTCTGGGGGAATGGGCCTTATACGGCGGATAGTGATCTGTGCAGTGCAGCGCGGCACGCAGGTATTGTTGGCGAGCATGGCGGAGTGATCAAAGTTTTGCGGGTGCAGGGACTAGAAAGCTATTGGGGCAGCACATCAAATGGTTGGACATCGCAAGGTTGGGGAACCTTTACTTCTAGTATTATCTTTAACAGAAACTAA